The genomic window AGCATTATACATAATTTTtattgtgcctcaaatacctgctcaaaaatgcttaTCAGCTCTTAGACTAttagcgggcgaaatgggaggaacatTAACAGCGACGATCGTTAAAACGATCAAAAAATTCTTCAATTCTTCAAGTTACCTTCAGCATAATACCAGTAACGATCATATATGTGAcacggtctatgaaaaggtggcttatggctaaacaaaaaacagctgtttacaattacttttttgagtcataagccaccttttcatagaccgggtcacatatatatatatatatattcggtcTTATCACGCACTCCATCGTATACTGTTTTTCGGAGAAGTTACTACAAAACCATTCATGCATTTCGAACAACTCCGAACGTAAATTCGAAATTCGGAGAATAGCATTCACTGAACACACTCTAAATGTCAAATTGTCAAATTTCCCACAATTTTTCTACAAGTTTTTGTAAGCGGACAATCcacgaaaaattgaaataaattaaaacaaattgaaaaaattataaaaatgtaagTATTTATTGAATAAACGCGTAGTCAGTATTTAATTTGTCAAAATACAGGTCCAAAATAACAACAAGGCAACAGTATGCGGCTTTGCTGGAGTTTCTGCAAGAAAAGCCTTCTATGGCACACGGCTTTTAAAAGTGCTCTAAGGAAGAAGCGTCGGAGTTTTGGAAAAAGGTGGCGGAGGAGCTTAACAGCATGGGCCCACCTCAGAAAGACATCACTAGCTGGAAAAAGGTAAAATGTGTAATTTACTGTGCTTTGCTTGtgtgaacatatgtatatatatcgtgTTTACTAGGTATGGCTAGACTGGAAGGCGTATATTAAAAGGAAGCTagtggaaaacaaaaaagaagagaCAGCTACTGGTGGCGGTCGAAACAGGCAGCACCATTTTAATGAAATGGAGGAAGCTGTCATCCGATTGACAGCACTAGAGACTAGCACGAATGGAATTGAAAACACTGTGAGCGTTGGGCTACCTGTTGCAGCCGACTCTGAAAATGAGATCGAGGCTGACGTGTCAATGACGTCATCAAGCCGCAGTCCAGCACTTCCGAGACGTGTTTCCTCTGCGCGCAAGCCAACTGATACAAATACAGCAGAAGTACTTCAAGACCATTTTTTGCTTCAAAAGGAATTTCAGGAAAAGACCATAGCACACTATTCAATACAGGAACAAAAGCTGGAAGATATTTGTTCCGGTATACGACTCTTATACCGGCCAATGGAAAATCACTGCGACCTGAAGAATGCAGAAGTGGAAGAAACTTGTAGACACAACCAATCCATGGAAGATTTGATCAATgctaaaaattcaataaaaaaacaaatgttattagttgaagaaaaaagcttaaatGCGATTTCCAAAAAACACtgaaatttatacatatgtaagtatgtatatgtacattccTTTATTTAAATACAGGTGCCTATcaaaagtttcaataaaaaagtgtaaatgaattagtacgtatatgtatatgtacatagctTTATTTATATACcaaaagtttcaataaaaaagTGTAAATGAATTAATACATATAAGTCttgctattttttaattgaatattatAGTCGTGTTAATGTTGAGGATATAGATTCCCTTATCCGAATACAGTATATGTTGAAGGAGAAGCTTCATACGTTtgattaaaattgttttcttcataattttctgaaaaatcatcaGCCACGCGATAATGGATACAAATATTGTGCAATGCTGCGGTAACGTTCACTATTTGGCAAACCTTCATGGGTTCATAATAAAGCTCACGAGTACCCAAAAGGCATCTGAAGCGGTTTTTAAATACACCTATGGTCCTTTCTATGGTATTTCTCGCTTTGCATGTATTTTATTGTAGTTTCCTTCGGCGCTTCCTGTTGTAGGTGAACGAAAAGGTGTCATTAACCATGGCTCTAGAGCGTATCCAGCGTCTCCTGTGGAATAAATAAAAtcattttagcaaaaaattattCAAACGGTCTATATGTGTATGCACATACCCAAAAGCCAAGTGTTTCGTTCGCCGTTTaggtatttattttcaaaaaaatttcgcgcGTTGCTTACGTTGCAAATATGAGCATCGTGGTTGCTGCCAGGATACTGCGCATTTACGTAACGAATTCTCATTTTATTATCGCATATctgcaataaataaaaaattttaaagatatttgaAATACCAGTTTTTGCAAGACATACAATCATAGCATTGATGCTATAGTACCCTTTACGATTAAAATGCAGGAATTTGTCTTTAGTCGGCGCAACAATTTTAATGTGCGTTCCGTCTACACATAAAATCGCACCAGGAAATCCATATTTTTGATAAAATTCCATCTTTGCTTGCCTTTTTTCTTCGTTGCTCAAATCAAGATTCAGCCACTGAGGACATATAGATCACATTGAAGAGTGGATAACACGTCTTTTAATACGCCACAAAATGTGGATTGAGCCATGGGAATGTCAAAGTCCTTTCCCACTCCATGCTGGTACCCACCTTCCGCAAAAAAACGTAATACGGAAGACAAAAGATGGAGCGAAAGATGGAGCACGGCCTTTGTGAGCGTGTATTCCCATCTAGGACACTTAAGACGTACAAAAAGGCCGCCTTATTCAAGCGATAATTTTTAGTAAACCTGTTTCATAAAATAAAGTTAACCTATGAAGTTATGAAGTTATTCCTATACTTACATTGTGGCCTCGACATCGAGCGGATTGCTTAAGTCCCTTAATATTTTTCGTTGAATTTTCATATTCGATCTACTTCTTTCACCTTCCGCCTCCACCAGCATTATAGAAAATATCAACGAAGAATCCATaacatttaaaagctttgtttttcCAATATATATTTCagtttagttaaatttatttaccCTTGTATTTATTGAAATTTCAATTTATTGCAAAACATCTGATTTCGAAacgtcaaaatttaaaatttgcataCGGCAACAACTCTTTCGAATTCACATGGGTTGCATGATAAAAAATCGCTCCGATTCGGAGCGGACTTTTACATTCGAAAATTTGCTACGATGGATTGTGTGATAGGGCAGATTGTTTATTGTTTACAGATCGTTGAAGTGATCGTTTAGCATTGTTTCGATGCATACCAATTTAATTTGAGGTTTTTATTTCGTAAATCATTTGCATCATTCGCGTTTTCAATCTCGTCGTGAACGGTTCGCTGAAATTCCTTGCTGCTCAACCATATGAAAAATTGGACTTATAGCATGTGGTTGAGTACAACGTGTTTCGcgtcaaataattaaaaaaatcaacattttcaacaaataataaataaaccaCTCACGGGGAgtgttaaaatatatgtataaaacctTCGTTTTATACGCAATTTTAGTTGTAAAAACATACAAGTGCTATCGGGCTAAAACcgaaataattaatttatttaataatttgggaaaaatttaaacaacgtgacatcaggacggacaaggcgacagctgtttcgattataccttgtaaatctcttcaaagccttttctcccgggagtgggagtcgaactcgcactcccacgatagttgaaatggttgtaaacgcattcagctacgtcatgcctgttgtaaagttcttcccaattgccttcttttttgcatattttaatcttttacacattgcatacttcgtatgcaattatgtgttaaagctatgcttagtacggcggttttcaaagaaactttggttttttttttgttgctgttttcgttctatttatagaactacaacgaattaaccaattttgtctgtttgtatgattttaataatcggggattgcccatattgctttttcaaatgtatgaaaacatttatttgaagcaattttttaattttttataatttatttaataatttgggaaaaatttaaacaatgtgacatcaggacggacaaggcgacagctgtttcgattataccttgtaaatctcttcaaagccttttctcccgggagtgggagtcgaactcgcactcctacgatagttgaaattgttgtaaacgcattcagctacgtcatgcctgttgtaaagttcttcccaattgccttcttttttgcatattttaatcttttacacattgcatacttcgtatgcaattatgtgttaaagctatgcttggtacggcggttttcaaagaaactttggttttttttgttgctgttttcgttctacttatagaactacaacgaattaaccaattttgtctgtttgtatgattttaataatcggggattgcccatattgctttttcaaatgtatgaaaacatttatttgaagcaatttttaaattttttataatttatttaataatttgggaaaaatttaaacaacgtgacatcaggacggacaaggcgacagctgtttcgattataccttgtaaatctctgcaaagccttttctcacgggagtgggagtcgaactcgcactcctacgatagttgaaatggttgtaaacgcattcagctacgtcatgcctgttgtaaagttcttcccaattgccttcttttttgcatattttaatcttttacacattgcatacttcgtatgcaattatgtgttaaagctatgcttggtacggcggttttcaaagaaactttggttttttttgttgctgttttcgttctatttatagaactacaacgaagtaaccaattttgtctgtttgtatgattttaataatcggggattgcccatattaaataattaattttaaacattactataatgttaaaaaaaaaaaaaattacaaaaatgtgtaaaattaaacatacataaagctatcgatttatgtatatacatgcatACCGTTGtgggaaataaaatacataatgTCCCCGAGGACAAACGGAACATACAAAAATTTGACTTAATACAtaaatgtacagtcatgtacataTAATCATATATCACTCAAACTGGCTACAATATAAAACCAATTACGAGTTACATCttgtcaggggtgggtgttccccgcgttgggcgtaccTTGTCCCGCTCGAGGGATGTTAGATAGTTTAAAAGGGCCTAAAGCCGGAGGCCGCTCTCAAGGGTGTCAACGAAGTTCACCTGAAAAAGACAGAAGAAAAGTACCCTAAAGTAAAAAGTCTTATAGGCAGGgtgtaatttatgtatgtatacttcccgtaaactcaaCAGTCCAGGGTTCCAACACCTCGCCTCCTAGTTTCCGCACTGAAAAAGTAAAAAGaacaagaaaataatttaaattagtaTGGGCATAAAAAGCGAAAtcacttatataagtgcacaaGTTTTTTCTGTTGGGTAAACAAACCCTCAAaagtacaacaaccacatgcaaattgcCCACCTCCACTATAAatattcttaattaaaattttcatatttattaccTCTTATCACCAATCCTGAGGCTTTTGGTCGTTGATGGACGATGTCAGTAGTCAATCACTACTCCATACCGCCATTTCCTTTGGGATATTCGGGTCTTCGCGCTATGGGACCGTGCGGGTGAAGTGGCTTCTTTCGAGCCGCCCCAGCCGCACAACGTAGTGCCGATAAAGGGTACTGAAGGGACTCCTtgccttttttttataaaaataacacTCGCGCACTAAAAGTATTTAATTTAAacgcgaaatttattttttttggtcgCGGAATTTAACATGCACTCACGATacaaaaaggtaaacaaacgagaaacgtcaaattaaagataatagcaaaattcccaatatggagaaatttgtaaaagcttttcagtgagggttgccggaccgcagcgaaagggatgatgaaggaaaataggatcaatccaggaaaaggatggatatagaGTAAAGAAAGTGCTATTAAGATTGGAAATGAGGACAATAGGAAACGGTATGTAGAACCGGCGTTGCGGTTTGTTTCTGCTGGTATATATATAGGGCATAACTGTGGCAGAAGAAAAGAAAGATTTTAACTGTGGGCATATGCACGTCGTGAGTGCGCGGTGAATTTTTTTTGTGGTGATAGTCCGTGAACGGTAAATAAAACTGTTTTCCCTGTGCGCGCAAAGTCCAGTAAGGACCAAATCCGtagtgttcaaaatctgtatgtgCTGTGGGGCAGGATGCCCATAAATCTACAATAATCG from Eurosta solidaginis isolate ZX-2024a chromosome 3, ASM4086904v1, whole genome shotgun sequence includes these protein-coding regions:
- the LOC137246543 gene encoding putative nuclease HARBI1, with product MEFYQKYGFPGAILCVDGTHIKIVAPTKDKFLHFNRKGYYSINAMIICDNKMRIRYVNAQYPGSNHDAHICNVSNARNFFENKYLNGERNTWLLGDAGYALEPWLMTPFRSPTTGSAEGNYNKIHAKREIP